The proteins below are encoded in one region of Limnochorda pilosa:
- a CDS encoding anthranilate synthase component I family protein, giving the protein MSHPPRAGVLPAVWPDRSTFRSLALRHNLIPLCRMELADTETPVSTLLHLGEHPRTFLLESAEGNERVGRHSFLGAGGEAWLEARGPGLFLCREDGEEILHEGDPLDGVRAWLRRFSPAPVPGLPPFAGGLVGRFAYDLVRRWEPVGARRESDLPELRLLVVDRLLAFDHLRHTLQGVVHLHLRPGEDPNARYRDGVDALEELFAQARGQVPAAAAGEPPHSGASPRAAAAPVRPGGHAPVASGLPDGWRPNVSRGAFEEAVRQAKEAIAAGEAFQIVLSQAFRRPVGVPPLAVYRVLRHLNPSPYLFYLRMGEESLCGSSPEMMARLQGERAELRPIAGTRPRGGTEAEDLRFERELRADAKERAEHAMLVDLGRNDLGRVARFGSVRVDRLMTVERFSHVMHLVSYLSARMRPGLDALDLLRATFPAGTVSGAPKVRAMQIIDGLEPEPRGAYAGAVGYLDFAGNMDSCITIRTLHVRRGQATVQAGAGIVADSDPAREYQESVNKARALFEAVARAERGGELG; this is encoded by the coding sequence GTGTCCCACCCACCCCGCGCGGGCGTGCTGCCCGCGGTCTGGCCCGACCGTTCCACCTTCCGCAGCCTGGCGCTGCGGCACAACCTGATCCCCCTCTGCCGGATGGAGCTGGCCGACACCGAGACCCCTGTCTCCACCCTTCTTCACCTGGGGGAGCACCCGCGCACCTTCCTCCTGGAAAGTGCCGAGGGGAACGAGCGGGTGGGCCGCCACTCCTTCCTGGGAGCGGGCGGCGAGGCCTGGCTCGAGGCCCGGGGGCCCGGGCTCTTCCTCTGCCGGGAGGACGGCGAGGAGATCCTGCACGAAGGGGACCCCCTGGACGGCGTGCGCGCCTGGCTCCGGCGCTTCTCGCCGGCGCCCGTGCCGGGGCTGCCCCCCTTCGCGGGGGGCCTCGTGGGCCGTTTCGCCTACGACCTGGTGCGCCGCTGGGAGCCGGTTGGGGCCCGGCGGGAGAGCGACCTCCCCGAGCTGCGGTTGCTGGTGGTCGACCGGCTCCTCGCCTTCGACCACCTCCGCCACACCCTGCAGGGCGTGGTCCACCTCCACCTGCGCCCCGGGGAGGATCCCAACGCCCGGTACCGCGACGGGGTCGACGCGCTGGAGGAGCTCTTCGCCCAGGCCAGGGGGCAGGTTCCGGCCGCGGCGGCGGGGGAGCCCCCGCATTCCGGCGCCTCCCCGCGGGCCGCCGCGGCGCCGGTCCGACCGGGCGGCCATGCTCCCGTGGCTTCGGGCCTCCCGGACGGCTGGCGGCCCAACGTCTCCCGGGGGGCCTTCGAGGAGGCGGTGCGGCAAGCCAAGGAGGCCATCGCAGCCGGCGAGGCCTTCCAGATCGTCCTGAGCCAGGCTTTCCGGCGCCCCGTCGGCGTCCCGCCCCTGGCCGTCTACCGGGTGCTCCGCCACCTGAACCCGTCACCCTACCTCTTCTACCTGCGGATGGGGGAGGAGAGCCTCTGCGGTTCCTCGCCCGAGATGATGGCCCGCCTGCAGGGCGAGCGGGCCGAGCTCCGCCCCATCGCCGGGACCCGGCCCCGGGGCGGAACCGAGGCCGAAGACCTGAGGTTCGAACGGGAGCTGCGGGCGGACGCGAAGGAGCGGGCCGAGCACGCGATGCTGGTGGACCTGGGGCGGAACGACCTGGGCCGGGTGGCCCGTTTCGGCAGCGTGCGGGTGGACCGGCTCATGACGGTGGAGCGCTTCTCGCACGTGATGCACCTGGTCTCGTACCTCTCCGCCCGGATGCGCCCCGGCCTGGACGCGCTGGACCTGCTCCGGGCGACCTTCCCGGCGGGTACCGTCAGCGGCGCCCCCAAGGTGCGGGCCATGCAGATCATCGACGGTCTGGAGCCCGAGCCGCGGGGCGCGTACGCCGGCGCCGTGGGGTACCTGGACTTTGCCGGGAACATGGACAGCTGCATCACCATCCGCACCCTCCATGTGCGGCGGGGCCAGGCGACGGTGCAGGCAGGGGCGGGGATCGTGGCCGACTCGGACCCGGCCCGGGAGTACCAGGAGTCGGTGAACAAGGCCCGCGCCCTCTTCGAGGCGGTGGCACGGGCCGAAAGGGGAGGCGAGCTCGGATGA
- a CDS encoding anthranilate synthase component II, translating into MILVIDNYDSFTYNLVQLLGGMGADLAVVRNDRITAAQAEAMGPAAIILSPGPGGPGDAGVSLETVARLGPSTPILGVCLGHQVIGAAYGAQVVRAAALVHGKGSRIRHRGGGLYRGLPDPLEAGRYHSLVVSPEGLPDSLEVTAWTEDGLIMGLRHRVHPVEGVQFHPESILTRQGRRLLRNFLEDVGETRHRRGSVSGAGVEEAHQVTEERVNAR; encoded by the coding sequence ATGATCCTGGTCATCGACAACTACGACTCCTTCACCTACAACCTGGTGCAGCTCCTGGGAGGCATGGGGGCCGATCTGGCGGTGGTCCGGAACGACCGGATCACGGCCGCCCAGGCGGAGGCCATGGGGCCGGCGGCGATCATCCTCTCGCCCGGCCCCGGTGGGCCTGGGGACGCCGGTGTCTCCCTGGAGACGGTGGCGCGCCTGGGCCCATCCACGCCCATCCTCGGCGTCTGCCTGGGCCACCAGGTGATCGGCGCGGCCTACGGGGCGCAGGTGGTCCGGGCGGCGGCTCTCGTGCACGGCAAGGGTTCCCGGATCCGCCACCGCGGCGGGGGTCTCTACCGGGGCCTGCCCGATCCGCTGGAGGCGGGGCGCTACCACTCGCTGGTGGTGAGCCCCGAGGGGTTGCCGGACTCCCTGGAGGTGACGGCCTGGACCGAGGACGGGCTGATCATGGGCCTCCGGCACCGGGTGCACCCGGTGGAGGGGGTCCAGTTCCACCCCGAGTCGATCCTGACCCGCCAGGGAAGGCGGCTGCTCCGCAACTTCCTGGAGGACGTGGGGGAGACCCGGCACCGCAGGGGGAGCGTCTCGGGCGCCGGGGTGGAGGAGGCGCATCAGGTCACGGAAGAGAGGGTGAACGCGCGATGA
- the trpD gene encoding anthranilate phosphoribosyltransferase: MIREAIGRLVAGERLAEDEAAQVMEEIMTGGAQEAQVAGYLTALRLRGETVEVITGSARAMREKAVRIQPKVEPLVDTCGTGGDGAGTINISTAAALVAAGAGVKVAKHGNRGVSSPSGSADVLEALGVRVDLEPEEARRCIEEVGIGFLFAPRYHPGMRFAAPTRKALGIRTLFNLLGPLANPAGADRQVMGVFDGAWVEPVARVLARLGCREAMVVHGLDGTDELSISGPTRVAHLREGAVHAHTLEPEDAGLTRHPPAAVRGGSPQENARRIRRVLEGSRDDEAVRDVVLLNAAAALVVAGRAASLRDGVGQAAGAIDSGAAWERLEALRRFTGAPPEAVA; this comes from the coding sequence ATGATCCGGGAGGCCATCGGCCGTCTGGTGGCCGGCGAGCGGCTGGCCGAGGACGAGGCGGCCCAGGTGATGGAGGAGATCATGACGGGCGGCGCCCAGGAAGCCCAGGTGGCAGGGTACCTCACGGCGCTCCGGCTGCGGGGCGAGACGGTGGAGGTGATCACGGGCTCCGCCCGGGCCATGCGGGAGAAGGCGGTGCGCATCCAGCCCAAGGTGGAGCCTCTGGTGGACACCTGCGGAACCGGAGGCGACGGGGCGGGGACCATCAACATCTCCACCGCGGCCGCGCTGGTGGCCGCGGGCGCGGGGGTGAAGGTGGCCAAGCACGGGAACCGGGGCGTCTCCAGCCCGTCGGGCAGCGCCGACGTCCTGGAAGCGCTGGGGGTGCGGGTGGACCTGGAGCCCGAGGAGGCCCGCCGCTGCATCGAGGAGGTGGGGATCGGCTTCCTCTTCGCCCCCCGCTACCACCCCGGCATGCGCTTCGCCGCCCCCACCCGCAAGGCCCTGGGCATCCGGACCCTCTTCAACCTGCTGGGCCCCCTGGCCAACCCGGCTGGAGCGGATCGCCAGGTGATGGGCGTCTTCGATGGGGCATGGGTCGAGCCGGTCGCCCGGGTGCTGGCCCGCCTCGGCTGCCGGGAGGCGATGGTGGTCCACGGCCTGGACGGCACCGACGAGCTCAGCATCTCGGGGCCCACCCGGGTGGCCCACCTGCGGGAGGGCGCCGTCCACGCCCACACCCTGGAGCCCGAGGATGCAGGTCTCACGCGGCACCCTCCCGCGGCCGTCCGGGGCGGCAGCCCCCAGGAGAACGCCCGGCGGATCCGCCGGGTGCTGGAGGGAAGCCGCGACGACGAAGCCGTCCGGGACGTGGTGCTCCTCAACGCCGCGGCCGCCCTGGTGGTGGCCGGCCGGGCCGCCAGCCTGCGGGACGGGGTGGGCCAGGCGGCGGGCGCGATCGACTCCGGGGCGGCCTGGGAGCGCCTGGAGGCCCTCCGGCGGTTCACGGGCGCCCCCCCGGAGGCGGTGGCATGA
- the trpC gene encoding indole-3-glycerol phosphate synthase TrpC — protein MSFLEQIRREKAQEVVRWQARLPMGRMEALARRSPAPRSLEGALRAAGVPAVIAELKQASPSTGWIRRQADPAALARRYQRAGAAALSVLTDRRHFRGSLARLRAVRAATTLPVLRKDFHLEPYQLVQARAAGADAVLVIVALLSDAALGELLAVTRRLGMEALVEVHREEELGRALAAGARLLGVNNRDLDRLETSLEAGARLLPQVPAPCLAVAESGLRTPADVAAMVRAGARAVLVGEALSRSGEPESLLAAFREVGKDAGEALRAQAGG, from the coding sequence ATGAGCTTCCTGGAGCAGATCCGGCGGGAGAAGGCGCAGGAGGTGGTCCGATGGCAGGCGAGGCTTCCCATGGGCCGCATGGAGGCGCTCGCCCGGCGGTCGCCCGCCCCCCGTTCGCTCGAGGGCGCCCTGCGGGCGGCGGGCGTCCCGGCGGTCATCGCCGAGCTGAAGCAGGCGTCCCCTTCGACGGGCTGGATCCGCCGCCAGGCAGACCCCGCAGCCCTGGCCCGGCGCTACCAGAGGGCCGGTGCGGCCGCGCTCTCGGTGTTGACGGACCGCCGGCATTTCCGGGGGAGCCTGGCCCGGCTCCGGGCGGTGCGCGCCGCCACGACGCTGCCCGTGCTTCGCAAGGACTTCCATCTGGAACCCTACCAGCTCGTCCAGGCCCGGGCGGCCGGGGCCGACGCGGTGCTCGTGATCGTGGCGCTCCTCTCCGATGCCGCCCTGGGCGAGCTTCTCGCCGTGACCCGCCGCCTGGGGATGGAGGCGCTGGTGGAGGTCCACCGGGAAGAGGAACTCGGCCGGGCGCTCGCGGCGGGGGCCCGGCTCCTCGGGGTGAACAACCGCGACCTGGACCGACTGGAAACCTCGCTGGAGGCAGGCGCGCGCTTGCTGCCCCAGGTCCCGGCCCCGTGCCTGGCCGTGGCCGAGAGCGGCCTCCGGACCCCCGCCGACGTGGCGGCCATGGTGCGGGCGGGCGCCCGGGCCGTTCTGGTGGGCGAGGCCCTCTCCCGCAGCGGGGAGCCCGAGAGCCTCCTGGCCGCGTTCCGGGAGGTGGGGAAGGATGCGGGTGAAGCTCTGCGGGCTCAAGCGGGCGGGTGA
- a CDS encoding phosphoribosylanthranilate isomerase, whose product MRVKLCGLKRAGEVRLAAELGAWACGFVFHPPSPRHLSVREAASLSREAEGLVRVGVFARQEVEAILWIADRVGLDAVQLHRPWRPEEVTRLQRAGLQVIGLVRPGAVPGGDPWCQGPRPDLWLVEPEAGGMGGTGVARDWAALAARMVGTAFPRPMLLAGGLTPENVTAAAEALEPEGVDVSSGIEKAPGLKDPGRMRAFMERVAEIDAQRAGRAGGG is encoded by the coding sequence ATGCGGGTGAAGCTCTGCGGGCTCAAGCGGGCGGGTGAGGTCCGCCTGGCAGCCGAGCTTGGGGCCTGGGCGTGCGGCTTCGTCTTCCACCCGCCCAGTCCCCGCCACCTGTCGGTGAGGGAGGCGGCGTCGCTGAGCCGCGAGGCCGAAGGACTTGTACGGGTGGGGGTCTTTGCCCGGCAGGAGGTGGAGGCGATCCTGTGGATCGCGGACCGGGTAGGCCTGGACGCGGTGCAGCTCCACCGCCCGTGGCGGCCGGAGGAGGTCACCCGCCTCCAGCGGGCGGGCCTGCAGGTGATCGGGCTCGTCCGGCCCGGCGCCGTGCCGGGTGGGGACCCCTGGTGCCAGGGGCCGCGGCCCGACCTCTGGCTGGTGGAGCCCGAGGCGGGCGGGATGGGAGGCACAGGGGTGGCGCGGGACTGGGCCGCCCTGGCCGCGCGGATGGTGGGCACGGCGTTTCCCAGGCCCATGCTTCTGGCCGGTGGGCTGACGCCCGAGAACGTGACCGCAGCGGCGGAGGCCTTGGAGCCCGAGGGGGTCGACGTTTCCAGCGGAATCGAGAAGGCGCCGGGCCTCAAGGATCCCGGCAGGATGCGAGCCTTCATGGAGAGGGTGGCGGAGATCGATGCCCAGCGAGCTGGACGTGCCGGTGGCGGATGA
- the trpB gene encoding tryptophan synthase subunit beta — MPSELDVPVADDLEDLAHEVRRALRTGEAPDAGGHYGPFGGRFVPETLMPALEELEEAFRAALADRAFQEELAGLLREYVGRPTPLTEARRLGQASRGARIFLKREDLNHTGAHKINNAVGQALLARRMGKRRLIAETGAGQHGVATATAAALLGLECEVFMGERDMARQALNVFRMELLGARVVPVRGGSATLKEAVNEAIRDWVARVRDTHYCIGSVVGPHPYPWMVQRFQAIIGVEARRQVLEAAGRLPDAVVACVGGGSNAIGIFSGFLEDPGVELVGVEAAGRGIASGEHAASLGAGRPGVLHGSRSYLLQDGDGQVHEAYSISAGLDYPGVGPEHALLKEAGRARYVSADDQEALAAFHRLARLEGIVPALESAHAVAYATRLAAALGPNAVVLVNLSGRGDKDVAEVARLQGPTRGEGEEG; from the coding sequence ATGCCCAGCGAGCTGGACGTGCCGGTGGCGGATGACCTGGAGGACCTCGCGCACGAGGTACGCCGGGCGCTTCGGACGGGGGAAGCCCCCGATGCCGGGGGACACTACGGTCCTTTCGGGGGGCGATTCGTTCCGGAGACGCTCATGCCGGCCCTGGAAGAGCTGGAGGAAGCCTTCCGCGCCGCCCTGGCGGACCGGGCGTTCCAGGAAGAGCTGGCGGGGCTGCTGCGCGAGTACGTGGGGCGCCCCACCCCCCTCACCGAGGCCCGCCGACTCGGCCAGGCCTCGCGCGGCGCCCGGATCTTCCTCAAGCGGGAGGACCTGAACCACACGGGCGCCCACAAGATCAACAACGCGGTCGGCCAGGCCCTTCTCGCCCGGCGGATGGGGAAGCGGCGCCTCATCGCCGAGACGGGTGCGGGCCAGCACGGGGTAGCCACCGCCACCGCGGCGGCGCTTCTGGGCCTGGAGTGCGAGGTCTTCATGGGCGAGCGGGACATGGCCCGCCAGGCGCTGAACGTCTTCCGCATGGAGCTCCTGGGAGCGAGGGTGGTGCCCGTCAGGGGCGGTTCGGCCACCCTGAAAGAGGCGGTGAACGAGGCCATTCGCGACTGGGTGGCCCGGGTGCGGGACACGCACTACTGTATCGGATCCGTGGTGGGACCCCATCCTTATCCTTGGATGGTGCAGCGCTTCCAGGCGATCATCGGGGTGGAAGCCCGGCGCCAGGTCCTGGAGGCCGCCGGGCGGCTGCCCGACGCGGTGGTGGCCTGCGTGGGCGGTGGTTCCAACGCGATCGGCATCTTCAGCGGCTTCCTGGAGGATCCGGGCGTGGAGCTGGTGGGGGTGGAGGCAGCGGGGAGAGGGATCGCTAGTGGGGAGCACGCGGCCAGCCTCGGCGCCGGCCGGCCCGGGGTGCTCCACGGGAGCCGGAGCTACCTGCTGCAGGACGGGGACGGCCAGGTGCACGAGGCGTACTCCATCTCGGCGGGCCTCGACTACCCGGGTGTCGGCCCCGAGCACGCGCTCCTGAAGGAGGCGGGTCGCGCCCGGTATGTCTCCGCGGACGACCAGGAAGCCCTCGCGGCCTTCCACAGGCTGGCCCGTCTGGAGGGGATCGTTCCCGCCCTGGAGAGCGCCCACGCGGTCGCCTACGCCACCCGGCTCGCGGCGGCGCTGGGGCCCAACGCCGTGGTGCTGGTCAACCTGTCCGGACGGGGTGACAAGGACGTGGCTGAGGTGGCCCGCCTGCAGGGACCGACCCGGGGCGAGGGGGAGGAAGGATGA
- the trpA gene encoding tryptophan synthase subunit alpha: protein MSRERIERRFEQARAAGRAAFMPYLTLGYPRPAASLEVINGLLAGGADLLELGIPFSDPLADGPVLQAAAQQALAAGTTVATALDLVARVRDQAPDVPLVLLVYANTVSARGGERFAREAAEAGADGVILPDWPPDEAGGLLAALQAAGLAYVGLVSPVSSESRLARVAAASQGFLYAVSVTGVTGERQGLSEELAPLARRLRSVSPLPIAAGFGIGRPEDARAAARHCDGVIVGSALARRLSEAGDRPPGALAETFARSFREALIPEEDPQLPERPPQHAGEPHPERSVTGPPAGVSGAALEPPGGREWV, encoded by the coding sequence ATGAGCCGCGAGCGGATCGAGCGTCGCTTCGAGCAGGCACGGGCGGCTGGCCGGGCCGCCTTCATGCCCTACCTGACCCTGGGGTACCCCCGGCCGGCCGCTTCGCTGGAGGTGATCAACGGGCTGCTGGCGGGCGGGGCGGACCTCCTGGAGCTGGGGATCCCCTTCTCCGATCCCCTGGCGGACGGGCCCGTCCTCCAGGCCGCAGCCCAGCAGGCCCTGGCCGCTGGCACCACGGTGGCTACGGCGCTGGACCTGGTGGCCCGGGTGCGGGACCAAGCCCCCGACGTGCCCCTGGTCCTCCTGGTCTACGCGAACACCGTGAGCGCCCGGGGCGGCGAGCGCTTCGCGCGGGAGGCGGCCGAGGCAGGGGCGGACGGTGTCATCCTGCCCGACTGGCCGCCCGACGAGGCGGGCGGGCTTCTCGCAGCCCTCCAGGCGGCGGGGCTGGCCTACGTGGGCCTGGTGAGCCCCGTCAGCTCCGAATCCCGCCTCGCGCGGGTGGCTGCGGCCTCCCAGGGGTTCCTCTACGCGGTCTCAGTGACGGGCGTCACGGGCGAGCGGCAGGGGCTCTCGGAAGAGCTGGCCCCCCTCGCACGGCGGCTTCGCAGCGTGAGCCCCCTTCCCATCGCGGCCGGCTTCGGCATCGGCCGGCCGGAGGATGCCCGGGCGGCCGCCCGCCACTGCGACGGCGTCATCGTGGGGAGCGCCCTTGCCCGGCGGTTGAGCGAGGCAGGGGACCGGCCTCCGGGGGCCCTGGCCGAAACCTTCGCCCGCTCCTTCCGGGAGGCCCTCATACCCGAAGAAGACCCCCAGCTCCCGGAGCGACCGCCACAGCATGCGGGCGAGCCCCATCCGGAGAGGTCCGTGACGGGACCGCCAGCAGGAGTCTCAGGGGCGGCCCTTGAACCCCCAGGCGGGAGGGAGTGGGTGTGA
- a CDS encoding methionine gamma-lyase family protein: MEEALAFLEPVFRAIRGRERAHQRRVLDALHAAGVTEADLAGSTGYGYGDPGREKLEAAYAALFSTEAAVVRPQLASGTHALAALLFGLLRPGDRLLLAAGLPYETLQRVIWGPAAGCLAEWGVEARVVPPGPRGVVDADAVLREAGPTARLLLVQRSRGYEGGSSHGVGELGRLAERLKAEAPQLLLAVDNCYGEFVEEVEPTQVGFDLAAGSLIKNPGGGLAPSGGYVVGPAAAVEQVAARVTAPGIGLEVGPTLGLLRPYFQGLFLAPHVVAEALQGAVLVAAVMEALGFPVAPRWDEPRHELVQEVTLGDPAAVLAFCRGIQAASPVDAMARPEAAHLPGYRDPVVMAAGTFVQGSSIELSADAPMRPPYAVYVQGGLSLGHVALGLERALFELTLGGMLPAERWRAVSDRLGRPAHVGTTERH; encoded by the coding sequence ATCGAGGAGGCCCTCGCGTTCCTGGAGCCCGTCTTCCGGGCGATCCGCGGCCGTGAGCGCGCCCACCAGCGGCGGGTGCTGGACGCGTTGCACGCGGCCGGCGTCACCGAAGCCGACCTGGCCGGAAGCACGGGCTACGGCTACGGCGATCCCGGGCGGGAGAAGCTCGAGGCGGCGTACGCTGCCCTCTTCTCCACGGAGGCGGCCGTGGTACGGCCCCAGCTCGCCTCGGGCACCCACGCGCTGGCCGCCCTCCTCTTCGGCCTCCTGCGCCCGGGTGACCGGCTTCTGCTGGCGGCGGGGCTCCCCTACGAAACGCTTCAGCGGGTCATCTGGGGCCCAGCGGCCGGCTGCCTGGCCGAGTGGGGCGTGGAGGCGCGGGTGGTGCCCCCCGGGCCCCGCGGCGTGGTGGATGCGGACGCGGTCCTGCGGGAAGCAGGTCCCACCGCCCGGTTGCTCCTGGTGCAGCGCTCCCGCGGGTACGAGGGAGGCTCCTCGCACGGTGTGGGCGAGCTCGGCCGCTTGGCCGAGCGGTTGAAGGCGGAGGCGCCGCAGCTCCTCCTGGCCGTGGACAACTGCTACGGCGAGTTTGTCGAAGAGGTGGAGCCCACCCAGGTCGGTTTCGACCTGGCGGCCGGTTCGCTCATCAAGAACCCGGGCGGCGGCCTCGCCCCCAGCGGGGGCTACGTCGTGGGCCCGGCGGCGGCGGTGGAGCAGGTGGCCGCCCGGGTCACGGCCCCGGGGATCGGCCTGGAGGTGGGACCGACCCTGGGCCTGCTCCGCCCCTACTTCCAGGGGCTCTTCCTTGCACCTCACGTGGTGGCGGAGGCGCTCCAGGGCGCCGTCCTCGTCGCGGCGGTGATGGAGGCCCTGGGGTTTCCGGTCGCACCCCGGTGGGACGAGCCACGGCACGAGCTGGTCCAGGAGGTGACCCTGGGGGACCCCGCGGCGGTCCTCGCCTTCTGCCGGGGCATCCAGGCAGCGTCACCCGTGGACGCCATGGCCCGCCCCGAGGCTGCACACCTCCCGGGGTATCGGGATCCCGTGGTCATGGCAGCCGGCACCTTCGTTCAAGGTTCGTCCATCGAGTTGAGCGCCGATGCCCCCATGCGGCCGCCCTATGCGGTCTATGTTCAGGGAGGACTTTCCTTGGGGCATGTGGCGCTCGGGCTGGAACGGGCCTTGTTCGAGCTCACCCTTGGGGGTATGCTGCCCGCGGAGCGCTGGCGGGCTGTCTCGGACCGTCTGGGGCGGCCAGCGCACGTGGGGACAACGGAGCGGCATTGA
- the speD gene encoding adenosylmethionine decarboxylase, whose amino-acid sequence MEQALGRHILCEAYGCDVQVLNDLDAVQRIMVEAAVVAGAEVREVAFHRFSPQGVSGVVVISESHLAIHTWPELGYAAIDVFTCGEDVNPWDACNYIVDRFEAQTTTANEVRRGIIRQNPAQEEASQRVYETL is encoded by the coding sequence ATGGAGCAGGCGTTGGGGCGCCACATCCTGTGCGAGGCGTACGGGTGTGACGTCCAGGTCCTCAACGACCTGGACGCAGTCCAGCGCATCATGGTGGAAGCAGCGGTCGTGGCGGGAGCCGAAGTACGCGAGGTGGCCTTCCACCGCTTCTCGCCCCAGGGCGTCAGCGGCGTGGTGGTCATCTCCGAGTCCCACCTGGCCATCCACACCTGGCCCGAGCTCGGGTATGCGGCGATCGACGTCTTCACCTGCGGGGAGGATGTGAACCCGTGGGACGCCTGCAACTACATCGTGGATCGATTCGAGGCGCAGACGACCACGGCGAACGAAGTCCGGCGTGGGATCATCCGCCAGAATCCGGCCCAGGAGGAGGCGAGTCAACGAGTGTATGAGACCCTCTAG
- the sigH gene encoding RNA polymerase sporulation sigma factor SigH, translated as MSRSSVPLEPPASHPSETRPSKPDYTGMSDEDVVARAQQGEDLATEYLLRKYEKLVYIWTRPYFLQGAEDDDLLQEGMIGLFKAIRDFSPGSSSFWSFAKLCITRNIISAIKGTTRQKHIPLNSYTSLHKPIYDLEGDRTLMEVLTSERADNPETLIIDRERLDYTQRHIKEALSDFEYRVFRLYINGLSYKEMAERLDTHTKSIDNALCRIKHKIEAQF; from the coding sequence ATGAGCAGGTCCTCCGTACCGCTGGAGCCACCGGCGAGTCACCCGAGCGAGACCCGCCCGTCGAAACCCGACTACACGGGGATGAGCGACGAGGACGTGGTGGCACGAGCTCAGCAGGGAGAGGACCTGGCCACCGAGTACCTCCTGCGGAAGTACGAAAAACTGGTCTATATCTGGACACGCCCCTACTTCCTCCAGGGCGCCGAGGACGACGACCTCCTCCAAGAGGGGATGATCGGCCTCTTCAAGGCGATCCGGGATTTCTCTCCGGGATCCTCTTCCTTCTGGAGCTTTGCGAAGCTCTGCATCACCCGCAACATCATCTCGGCCATCAAGGGCACCACCCGCCAGAAGCACATCCCCCTCAACTCGTACACCTCGTTGCACAAGCCCATCTACGACCTCGAGGGCGACCGGACGCTGATGGAGGTGCTCACCAGCGAGCGGGCCGACAACCCCGAAACCCTCATCATCGACCGGGAGAGGCTCGACTACACCCAACGCCACATCAAGGAAGCCCTCAGCGATTTCGAGTACCGGGTCTTCCGCCTCTACATCAACGGACTATCGTATAAGGAGATGGCGGAGAGGCTCGACACGCACACCAAGTCCATCGACAACGCCCTCTGCCGCATCAAGCACAAGATCGAGGCGCAGTTCTAA
- a CDS encoding MgtC/SapB family protein, translated as MLAEWELMVRLGLAAVLGGLVGLERESHGRPAGFRTHLLVALGSALVMLVSVYPFERFRGLGFSVDPTRIAAQVVSGIGFLGAGTILREGANVRGLTTAASLWVVAGIGLAVGSGYYLGALLTTALVVIALFWLNRLEFRFIRTDHAVVAVRILDSPGRLAAVSGVMARHGLNIRGVEIEQEDDQHARLILTVHNHGRVPRLELLEELQRLEGVERTEFRS; from the coding sequence GTGCTCGCGGAGTGGGAGCTCATGGTGAGGTTGGGTCTGGCCGCCGTCCTGGGTGGGCTGGTGGGACTCGAGCGGGAGAGCCACGGCCGCCCGGCCGGCTTCCGCACCCACCTGCTGGTGGCCCTGGGGTCGGCCCTGGTCATGCTGGTCTCCGTCTATCCCTTCGAGCGGTTCCGGGGCCTGGGCTTCTCGGTGGACCCCACCCGCATTGCGGCCCAGGTGGTGAGCGGCATCGGCTTCCTGGGGGCGGGTACGATCCTGCGCGAGGGAGCCAACGTGCGGGGGCTCACCACCGCGGCGAGCCTCTGGGTCGTGGCCGGCATCGGCCTCGCGGTGGGGTCCGGATACTACCTGGGCGCGCTGCTCACCACGGCCCTGGTGGTGATCGCCCTCTTCTGGCTCAACCGACTGGAGTTCCGGTTCATCCGTACCGATCACGCGGTGGTGGCGGTCCGGATCCTCGACAGCCCCGGCCGCCTGGCGGCGGTGAGCGGGGTGATGGCCCGGCACGGCCTGAACATCCGGGGCGTCGAGATCGAGCAGGAGGATGACCAGCACGCGCGGCTCATCCTCACGGTACACAACCACGGCCGGGTGCCCCGCCTCGAGCTCCTGGAAGAGCTGCAGCGCCTGGAGGGCGTGGAGCGCACCGAGTTCCGCAGCTGA